The nucleotide window CTCGCGTCTCATCGGGTGGATCGACCGCTACCTGGTGGACGGGATCGTGAACCTGCTCTCCGCGTGGACGCTCATCTGGGGCGACCGGCTGCGCCGCATCCAGTCGGGGCTACCCCAGGACTACGTCTATGGGCTGGCCGTCGGGCTGCTGCTCCTCCTCATCTGGGTGCAGTGGCCGCGATGATCGCTCTCCCCAACCTCTCCCTGATCACGTGGATGCCCTTCATCGGGGCGATCCTCATCATGTTCGGCGCCCGGCACAACCCCTTCCTCGTGCGGCTGATCGCGGTGGTGACCACCGGCATCTCGCTCGTGCTCTCCCTCCGCATCTTCTGGCTCTACGACCGCGAGGCCGCCGGCTATCAGTTCTACGAGGAGCTGTCGCTCGTGCCGCCGCTCGGCATCACCTATCAGCTCGGCGTGGACGGCATGAGCCTCCTCATGGTGCTCCTCACCTCCATCATCATCTTCGCGGGGGTGTGGGCGTCGTGGACGATGAAGGAGCGCAGCCAGGAGTTCTACGCGCTCCTCCTCATCCTGGTGAGCGGCGTGTACGGCGTCTTCGTGTCCCTCGACCTGTTCGTCCTGTTCCTCTTCTACGAGATCGCGGTGCTGCCGATGTACCTCCTCATCGGCATCTGGGGCTCCTCCGGCGAGGTGCGCCCGCAGGGCATCTTCGCCTGGGCGTTCCGGCGCACCGGGGTGGGGACGAAGGAATACGCGGCGATGAAGCTGACCCTCTACCTCCTCTTCGGGTCGGCCTTCATCCTCGTCGGCATCCTCGCCCTCTACGTTTCCGCGGACTCGTCCTCCTTCTCCCTGCTGGAGCTCGAGCAGGTGCGCTTTTCGCCGCAGCTGCAGTCGTGGGTGTTCCTGGCCTTCTACGTGGGCTTCGGCATCCTCGCCGGCATCTGGCCGCTCCACACGTGGTCGCCCGACGGCCACGCGTCGGCGCCCACCGCCGTCTCGATGCTGCACGCCGGGGTGCTCATGAAGCTCGGTGCCTACGGCGTGGTGCGCCTGGGCATGGGCCTGCTCCCCGACGGCACGCATCAGTGGATGTGGCTGGTCGGGACGATCGCGTGCGTGAACATCGTCTACGGCGCGCTGTCTGCCATGGCCCAGGTGGATCTCAAGTACGTCATCGCCTACTCGTCGGTCTCCCACATGGGCGTGGTGATGCTCGGCGCCGCCACCCTCACCGAGAGCGGCCTCAACGGCTCGGTGTTCCAGATGTTCGCCCACGGGATCATGACCGGCCTCTTCTTCGCCCTCGTCGGCCTGGTCTACGAGAAGGCGCACTCGCGCGAGATCTTCCGCATGGGCGGCTTCGGCAGCATGATGCCCGGGATCGCCACCGCCTTCACGATCGGCGGCCTGTCCTCGCTGGGCCTGCCGGCGACGGCCGGCTTCGTGGCGGAGTTCCTCACCTTCCTCGGGGCCTGGCAGTCGCGCTTTCCGTGGTGGCTCTTCCCCGGGGTGATCGGCGCGTTCCTCACGTCGATCTACGTGCTCCGGGTGACCAAGCAGATCTTCTGGGGTCCGCCCTCGACCGATCCTCACTTCCACGGTCTGCCCGACGCGCGGGGCCCGGAGTGGGCGGCGCTAATCATCCTGGTGTTCGTGCTGATCCTGTTCGGGGTCGCTCCGGGCATCGCCATCAACCCCGTCGACACCGCCACGGTGCCCCTCCTCACGCGACTGGGGGTGCTGCCATGAGGGCGTTCAGCCTCGAAGCCGGCCTGCTCGTCCTGATGCTGATCGTCTTCGTGGGCGGCATCTTCGGCCGCCGCGACGATTCCCGCCGCGTGGGCGTGGTCTCCGTGCTGGGTCTGGTCGCGCTCTTCTACTGGTCGCTGCGGCTCGGCCCCGGCGCCTCGTACTGGGGCGGGGCCTACGTGGTCGACGACCTGGCGTTGTTCGCCAAGCGGCTGTTCCTGGGCGCGACGGTGATCGGGATCCTGGGCTCGCTGACCCTACGGGCGCCCGCCTTCGCCCGGCGCGCGACCGAGTACTACCTGATCATGCTGTCCTCGCTGCTCGGCATGCTGGTGCTCGCCTCCGCGCGAGACCTCATCCTGCTCTTCGTGGCGTTCGAGCTGATGTCGATCCCGCTCTACGCGCTGACGGGATTCCAGAAGCGGGACGGCGCGGCGGTGGAAGCCGCACTCAAGTTCTTCCTCGTGGGCACGGTCTCGTCCGCCCTCATCGCCTACGGCCTCTCCTTCGTCTACGGCGTCACGCGCACGACGCTGATCTCCGGCATCGGGCCGGGGCTGGCCGGTGGCTCGCCCCTCCTCATCCTGGGCCTTGTCATCACGCTCGCCGGGCTCGGGTTCAAGATCGCCGCGTTTCCCTTCCACATGTGGGTGCCCGACACGTACGAGGCGGCCAACGCGCCGTTCGTGGCGTGGCTCTCGGTGGCGCCGAAGGC belongs to Candidatus Methylomirabilota bacterium and includes:
- a CDS encoding NuoM family protein, whose translation is MIALPNLSLITWMPFIGAILIMFGARHNPFLVRLIAVVTTGISLVLSLRIFWLYDREAAGYQFYEELSLVPPLGITYQLGVDGMSLLMVLLTSIIIFAGVWASWTMKERSQEFYALLLILVSGVYGVFVSLDLFVLFLFYEIAVLPMYLLIGIWGSSGEVRPQGIFAWAFRRTGVGTKEYAAMKLTLYLLFGSAFILVGILALYVSADSSSFSLLELEQVRFSPQLQSWVFLAFYVGFGILAGIWPLHTWSPDGHASAPTAVSMLHAGVLMKLGAYGVVRLGMGLLPDGTHQWMWLVGTIACVNIVYGALSAMAQVDLKYVIAYSSVSHMGVVMLGAATLTESGLNGSVFQMFAHGIMTGLFFALVGLVYEKAHSREIFRMGGFGSMMPGIATAFTIGGLSSLGLPATAGFVAEFLTFLGAWQSRFPWWLFPGVIGAFLTSIYVLRVTKQIFWGPPSTDPHFHGLPDARGPEWAALIILVFVLILFGVAPGIAINPVDTATVPLLTRLGVLP
- a CDS encoding NADH-quinone oxidoreductase subunit N, yielding MRAFSLEAGLLVLMLIVFVGGIFGRRDDSRRVGVVSVLGLVALFYWSLRLGPGASYWGGAYVVDDLALFAKRLFLGATVIGILGSLTLRAPAFARRATEYYLIMLSSLLGMLVLASARDLILLFVAFELMSIPLYALTGFQKRDGAAVEAALKFFLVGTVSSALIAYGLSFVYGVTRTTLISGIGPGLAGGSPLLILGLVITLAGLGFKIAAFPFHMWVPDTYEAANAPFVAWLSVAPKAAGFVVIFRLYLEGVGDNVVLWVPMATGLAAVTIVAGNLMAIPQQNIKRLLAYSGIAHIGYMLTGLAAVSASGVAMMLFYLVAYLFGNMGAFLVVEAVSQAEGSDNITAYRGLAQRSPVLALAMLLFLLSLGGIPFVAGFWAKLYVFWAAAEKGLYLLVLLGAVLTVVALFYYLLVAKRMYIDAPARPGPIAVPPLLALGILICGVGVVAMGVYPKPFVLTALRVAAAIF